One Agrobacterium vaccinii DNA window includes the following coding sequences:
- a CDS encoding P1 family peptidase encodes MEGCPLLHNLLTDIDGVAVGHATDFVLGSGVTAIIFDTPAIASGSVLGGAPGGRDTALLDPSMTVEAVDAFVLSGGSAFGLDAAGGVQSGLREIGRGFQVGPAKVPIVPQAILMDLLNGGNKNWGLHSPYRDMGYEAFKAASATPFALGTVGAGTGGTTATFKGGLGSASAQTSNGLRVAAIVAVNAMGSATVGAGQHFWAAPFEDSGEFGGHGLPSVFTGTDTAMRIKGVTLTATTIGAVVTDAILTKAQAHRLSIMAHDGLARAILPSHLSSDGDTMFAAATGRKPLRAAADFSELCHLATLVTARAIARGIFEAAALPHEGAQPSWKDSFGDGRL; translated from the coding sequence ATGGAGGGATGCCCGCTCTTGCATAATCTTCTGACCGATATCGATGGCGTTGCCGTCGGCCATGCGACGGATTTCGTTTTGGGATCCGGCGTTACGGCGATCATTTTCGATACGCCTGCCATCGCGTCCGGCTCGGTGCTGGGTGGTGCGCCGGGTGGTCGTGATACTGCACTACTCGATCCATCCATGACCGTCGAGGCCGTGGATGCCTTCGTTCTTTCCGGTGGTTCGGCCTTTGGGCTGGATGCTGCGGGTGGCGTCCAATCGGGTTTGCGCGAGATCGGTCGTGGTTTTCAGGTCGGTCCCGCCAAGGTTCCCATCGTGCCGCAGGCGATCCTGATGGACCTCCTGAATGGCGGAAACAAGAATTGGGGCCTGCACTCGCCATACCGCGACATGGGATATGAAGCATTCAAGGCCGCTTCAGCCACACCTTTTGCGCTTGGCACAGTGGGTGCCGGAACGGGTGGCACCACGGCAACCTTTAAAGGAGGCCTTGGTTCTGCCAGCGCTCAAACATCCAACGGTCTTCGTGTCGCCGCCATCGTTGCCGTCAATGCCATGGGCTCGGCAACGGTCGGTGCTGGTCAGCATTTCTGGGCAGCGCCCTTTGAAGACAGCGGCGAATTTGGCGGGCATGGCTTGCCGAGCGTGTTTACAGGCACTGATACAGCAATGCGGATCAAGGGGGTCACGCTGACCGCGACCACCATTGGCGCCGTCGTCACCGATGCCATCTTGACGAAAGCGCAGGCGCATCGTCTTTCCATCATGGCGCATGATGGTCTGGCGCGGGCCATTCTGCCGTCTCATCTGTCCAGCGATGGTGACACGATGTTTGCAGCCGCAACGGGGCGCAAGCCTCTGCGCGCTGCGGCAGATTTTTCCGAGCTTTGCCATCTGGCGACACTCGTCACCGCCCGCGCCATTGCACGAGGCATTTTCGAGGCTGCAGCACTTCCACATGAGGGTGCCCAGCCATCATGGAAAGACAGTTTCGGAGATGGGCGCCTATGA
- a CDS encoding thiazole synthase — MLTLYEREVSSRLLLGTARYPSPAVLADAVRASRTDILTISLRRETAGGKTGGQFFEMIRELDRLVLPNTAGCHTAKEAVLTARMAREVFKTNWIKLEVIGHHDTLQPDVFALVEAARILSDDGFDVFPYTTDDLVVAEKLVDAGCKVLMPWCAPIGSAMGPLNISALRSMRAHFPDVSMIVDAGLGRPSHAATVMELGFDAVLLNTAVAGAGNPVLMAGAFAKAVTAGREACLSGMLEPRDMAVPSTPMIGTAVFS; from the coding sequence ATGTTGACGCTTTATGAACGCGAGGTCAGTTCCAGGCTTCTTCTCGGCACGGCGCGCTATCCGTCTCCGGCAGTGCTGGCAGATGCCGTTCGCGCCAGCCGCACGGATATTCTGACCATCTCGCTGCGCCGTGAAACTGCAGGCGGGAAAACGGGCGGGCAGTTTTTCGAGATGATCCGTGAGCTGGATCGACTGGTTTTGCCGAATACCGCCGGTTGCCATACGGCCAAGGAAGCCGTGCTGACGGCGAGGATGGCGCGGGAGGTTTTCAAGACAAACTGGATCAAGCTGGAGGTGATTGGCCACCACGATACACTCCAGCCGGATGTCTTCGCATTGGTGGAGGCGGCACGTATTCTTTCCGATGACGGCTTTGATGTCTTTCCCTATACGACCGATGATCTGGTGGTTGCCGAAAAGCTGGTGGATGCCGGATGCAAGGTTCTGATGCCATGGTGCGCGCCCATCGGCAGTGCCATGGGGCCGCTCAACATCAGTGCGTTGCGCTCCATGCGCGCCCATTTTCCCGATGTCTCCATGATCGTGGATGCGGGCCTTGGCCGTCCCTCCCATGCCGCAACGGTGATGGAGCTCGGCTTCGATGCTGTGCTGCTCAACACGGCGGTGGCGGGTGCCGGCAATCCGGTGCTGATGGCGGGAGCCTTTGCGAAAGCCGTCACGGCAGGCCGCGAGGCCTGTCTTTCCGGCATGCTGGAACCGCGTGACATGGCGGTTCCATCCACGCCGATGATTGGAACGGCTGTGTTTTCGTGA
- the thiS gene encoding sulfur carrier protein ThiS, translating to MRVLVNGQERDLATATLSQLLAMLDYEGDWLATAVNGDLVHAEDRSDFRLKDFDRIEILSPMQGG from the coding sequence ATGCGAGTTCTGGTGAACGGGCAAGAGCGTGATCTTGCCACAGCGACGCTGTCACAGCTGCTGGCGATGCTTGACTACGAGGGCGACTGGCTGGCGACCGCCGTCAATGGCGATCTCGTCCACGCAGAAGATCGCTCTGATTTTCGTCTGAAGGATTTTGACAGGATCGAAATTCTCTCACCCATGCAGGGAGGCTGA
- the thiO gene encoding glycine oxidase ThiO, translating to MRVLIKGAGVVGLTAALELTERGFSVEVFDISTEVGRGASWYAGGMLAPWCERESADEAVIALGRSALDWWDEATPGLVVRNGTLVVAPARDRAELSRFAARTRNHRLMAEDEIGELEPDLAGRFRQGLLFADEGHLDPRLALLALQQRLVAKGVAFHLGEDGVAEADFDRVIDCTGHAQVGTLPALRGVRGEMLYLSTGEVSLSRPVRLLHPRIPHYIVPREPGRFMVGATMIESQDGGPISARSLMELLNAAYALHPAFGEAKIIEMGTGIRPAFPDNLPGIEENGKTLHINGAYRHGFLLSPAMAQQAADIIENKEVSHASSGERARA from the coding sequence ATGCGTGTTCTCATCAAAGGCGCAGGCGTCGTCGGTTTGACGGCTGCGCTTGAACTGACAGAGCGCGGCTTTTCGGTGGAGGTCTTCGACATCTCCACCGAGGTCGGTCGCGGCGCGTCCTGGTATGCCGGTGGCATGCTGGCGCCCTGGTGCGAACGGGAAAGCGCTGATGAGGCCGTCATCGCGCTGGGGCGGTCTGCGCTCGACTGGTGGGATGAGGCCACGCCGGGTCTCGTGGTGCGAAACGGCACGCTGGTCGTGGCTCCGGCCCGTGACCGTGCGGAACTCTCCCGCTTTGCCGCGCGCACGCGCAACCACCGGCTCATGGCTGAGGACGAGATCGGCGAACTGGAACCGGATCTGGCGGGCCGCTTCCGGCAGGGACTTCTGTTTGCGGATGAAGGCCATCTCGATCCGAGGCTCGCTTTGCTGGCCTTGCAGCAGCGCTTGGTTGCCAAGGGCGTGGCTTTCCACCTCGGAGAAGACGGCGTGGCGGAAGCAGACTTTGACAGGGTCATCGATTGCACAGGGCACGCCCAAGTCGGCACGCTTCCAGCGCTCCGCGGGGTGCGGGGCGAGATGCTTTATCTCTCCACCGGCGAGGTATCGCTTTCCCGTCCCGTCCGGCTGCTGCACCCGCGTATTCCCCATTACATCGTGCCGCGTGAGCCGGGCCGCTTCATGGTTGGTGCGACGATGATCGAATCGCAGGATGGCGGGCCGATCTCGGCACGGTCGCTGATGGAACTCCTCAACGCCGCGTATGCGCTGCATCCGGCCTTCGGGGAGGCAAAAATCATAGAGATGGGAACAGGCATCCGTCCCGCCTTTCCTGACAATCTCCCCGGGATCGAAGAGAACGGCAAGACGCTGCACATCAATGGTGCCTATCGGCACGGCTTCCTGCTTTCGCCTGCCATGGCGCAACAGGCTGCCGACATCATAGAAAACAAGGAGGTTTCCCATGCGAGTTCTGGTGAACGGGCAAGAGCGTGA
- the thiC gene encoding phosphomethylpyrimidine synthase ThiC, whose product MNIVAKTISPNVTTGPLPASTKVHKPGVLHPDIRVPMREIAVHPTAGEPPVTVYDSSGPYTDPSHRLDIEGGLPRLRHDWVLARGDVVAYEGRHVKPEDNGFATGERLTPEFPVRNQPLRAIDGKAVTQLAYARAGIITAEMEFVAIRENLGREALKGKMVRDGESFGAHIPDFVTPEFVRQELAAGRAIIPANINHPEAEPMIIGRNFLVKINANIGNSAVTSSMAEEVEKMVWAIRWGGDTVMDLSTGRNIHNIREWIIRNSPVPIGTVPLYQALEKVNGIAEDLTWEVFRDTLIEQAEQGVDYFTIHAGVRLHYIPLTVNRVTGIVSRGGSIMAKWCLHHHKESFLYEHFEEICDICRAYDVSFSLGDGLRPGSIADANDAAQFAELETLGELTQIAWAKDCQVMIEGPGHVPMHKIKENMDKQLKVCGEAPFYTLGPLTTDIAPGYDHITSGIGAAMIGWFGTAMLCYVTPKEHLGLPDRDDVKVGVITYKIAAHAADLAKGHPAAQIRDNALSRARFEFRWEDQFNLSLDPETARSFHDETLPKEAHKVAHFCSMCGPKFCSMRISHDIRAEAQKEGLEAMAEKFKQGGELYLPLAQPTPGE is encoded by the coding sequence ATGAACATTGTTGCCAAAACCATCTCGCCCAACGTGACCACCGGTCCGCTGCCCGCCTCCACTAAGGTGCACAAGCCGGGCGTTCTTCACCCTGACATTCGCGTTCCCATGCGCGAAATTGCCGTGCATCCGACCGCAGGCGAACCGCCTGTCACGGTGTACGATTCCTCTGGTCCCTACACCGATCCAAGTCACCGCCTCGATATCGAAGGCGGCTTGCCGCGCCTTCGCCATGACTGGGTTCTGGCACGCGGCGATGTCGTGGCCTATGAGGGCCGACACGTCAAACCCGAAGACAACGGCTTTGCCACAGGCGAACGTCTCACGCCGGAATTTCCCGTTCGAAACCAGCCGCTGCGCGCAATCGATGGCAAGGCCGTCACTCAGCTCGCCTACGCGCGGGCGGGCATCATTACCGCCGAAATGGAATTTGTCGCGATTCGCGAAAATCTGGGCCGGGAAGCCCTCAAAGGAAAGATGGTGCGCGATGGCGAGAGCTTCGGCGCTCACATTCCCGATTTCGTCACGCCGGAATTCGTGCGCCAAGAATTGGCAGCGGGCAGGGCCATCATCCCGGCCAACATCAACCACCCCGAGGCCGAACCGATGATCATCGGTCGGAACTTTCTGGTGAAGATCAACGCTAATATCGGCAATTCTGCCGTCACCTCTTCCATGGCGGAAGAAGTGGAGAAAATGGTGTGGGCCATCCGCTGGGGCGGAGATACGGTCATGGACCTGTCGACCGGGCGCAACATCCACAATATACGCGAGTGGATCATCCGCAATTCGCCGGTTCCCATCGGTACGGTGCCGCTTTATCAGGCGCTGGAAAAGGTGAACGGCATTGCCGAAGACCTGACTTGGGAGGTGTTCCGCGATACGCTGATCGAGCAGGCCGAGCAGGGCGTCGATTACTTCACCATCCATGCCGGTGTGCGACTGCATTACATACCGCTCACCGTCAATCGCGTCACAGGTATCGTCTCGCGTGGCGGCTCGATCATGGCCAAGTGGTGCCTGCATCATCACAAGGAATCTTTCCTCTACGAGCATTTCGAAGAAATCTGCGACATCTGCCGGGCCTATGACGTGTCGTTTTCGCTGGGCGATGGCCTGCGCCCCGGTTCGATCGCCGATGCAAACGACGCCGCACAGTTTGCCGAGCTGGAAACTCTGGGCGAACTCACGCAGATCGCTTGGGCTAAGGATTGCCAAGTCATGATCGAAGGCCCCGGCCATGTGCCGATGCACAAGATCAAGGAGAACATGGACAAGCAGTTGAAGGTTTGTGGTGAAGCACCCTTCTATACGCTGGGGCCGCTGACGACCGATATTGCCCCCGGCTATGACCATATCACCTCCGGCATAGGGGCGGCCATGATCGGTTGGTTCGGTACGGCCATGCTTTGCTACGTCACGCCGAAGGAACATCTCGGTCTGCCGGATCGAGACGACGTGAAGGTGGGTGTGATTACCTACAAGATCGCGGCGCATGCGGCCGATCTCGCCAAGGGCCATCCGGCGGCGCAAATCCGCGACAATGCCCTGTCGCGTGCCCGCTTCGAGTTCCGCTGGGAAGACCAGTTCAACCTGTCGCTCGATCCCGAGACGGCGCGGTCCTTCCATGACGAGACCTTGCCGAAGGAAGCGCACAAGGTTGCCCATTTCTGCTCCATGTGCGGGCCGAAATTCTGTTCCATGCGCATTTCGCACGACATCCGCGCCGAGGCTCAGAAGGAAGGACTCGAGGCTATGGCCGAGAAATTCAAGCAAGGCGGTGAGCTTTATCTGCCGCTTGCGCAACCAACACCGGGTGAGTGA
- a CDS encoding acyl carrier protein, giving the protein MNSTIREILSKFGQLPVPVDTIADDADLYTAGLSSFASVQLMLGLEEAFDIEFPDSMLNRKSFASIAAIEATVKAILDGKEAA; this is encoded by the coding sequence ATGAATTCAACTATTCGTGAAATACTATCGAAATTCGGTCAACTTCCCGTGCCTGTCGATACAATTGCCGATGATGCCGATCTTTATACAGCAGGCCTTTCTTCCTTTGCGTCCGTCCAGTTGATGCTTGGATTGGAAGAGGCCTTCGACATCGAATTCCCTGACAGCATGCTCAACCGCAAATCCTTCGCCAGCATCGCCGCCATCGAAGCGACGGTCAAAGCCATTCTCGACGGCAAAGAGGCAGCCTGA
- a CDS encoding acyl-CoA dehydrogenase family protein, with protein MDASVASTEAALSARAARVAAIAAKHADDVDAAGRFPKEAIDALRAERLLGIQIPPHLGGEGASLLQITDICCTLGQACSATAMIFAMHQIKTSSLVEHGEDSAWHSAFMRRMAAEQLLLGSATTEGGIGGNLRNSICAIEIDGERCRLQKDATVISYGSEADAILITSRANADASPTDQVMTVFLKDQYQLEKTHVWNTLGMRGTCSDGFLFNGEAPAEQVFQKPFAEIAAQSMLATSHLFWSGVWYGIAADAVARAQAFVRAAARKSPGVSPPGAIRLAEASNKLQIVKSNIIAGLKAYDETRNDSEKLMSMAFAIAMNNVKICSSETILEIINHAMLICGIMGYKNGTPFSLGRHLRDAHSAQLMISNDRVLGNSANLLLVQKQDTSLLG; from the coding sequence ATGGACGCGTCCGTCGCGTCCACTGAAGCGGCATTGTCCGCGCGGGCAGCGCGGGTTGCAGCAATAGCCGCAAAGCACGCCGACGATGTCGATGCAGCCGGACGCTTTCCGAAAGAGGCCATCGACGCTCTGCGTGCCGAGCGGCTGCTTGGCATTCAAATTCCGCCCCATCTCGGTGGCGAAGGCGCAAGCCTTCTCCAGATAACGGATATATGCTGCACCCTCGGGCAGGCTTGCTCGGCGACGGCGATGATTTTCGCCATGCACCAGATCAAGACGTCGAGCCTGGTCGAGCACGGTGAAGACAGCGCGTGGCACAGCGCTTTCATGCGCCGCATGGCGGCTGAGCAATTGCTGCTGGGCTCCGCCACGACCGAAGGCGGTATCGGCGGAAATCTGCGAAATTCCATTTGCGCCATCGAAATCGATGGCGAGCGCTGCCGCTTGCAAAAAGACGCCACCGTCATTTCCTACGGCAGTGAAGCAGATGCGATCCTCATCACATCTCGCGCCAACGCGGATGCTTCACCGACCGATCAGGTGATGACCGTTTTCCTGAAAGACCAGTACCAGCTCGAAAAAACACACGTCTGGAATACGCTGGGCATGCGCGGGACCTGTTCGGATGGCTTTCTGTTCAACGGCGAAGCACCCGCCGAGCAGGTCTTTCAGAAGCCCTTTGCCGAAATCGCCGCGCAGTCCATGCTGGCCACATCGCATCTGTTCTGGAGCGGTGTGTGGTACGGAATTGCAGCCGATGCGGTTGCCCGCGCGCAGGCATTCGTTCGCGCCGCGGCCCGTAAGTCCCCAGGCGTTTCCCCTCCCGGCGCCATCCGACTGGCAGAGGCTTCCAACAAGCTCCAAATCGTCAAATCGAATATCATTGCAGGTCTGAAAGCCTACGATGAAACCAGAAATGACTCCGAAAAGCTGATGTCCATGGCCTTCGCAATCGCCATGAACAATGTGAAGATCTGCTCGTCGGAAACCATCTTGGAAATCATCAATCATGCCATGCTGATCTGCGGCATCATGGGTTACAAAAACGGGACGCCGTTCAGCCTGGGAAGACACTTGCGCGATGCGCATTCGGCGCAGTTGATGATTTCGAACGACCGCGTATTGGGCAATTCCGCCAACCTCTTGCTTGTTCAGAAGCAGGACACGAGCCTTTTGGGATAA
- a CDS encoding amino acid--[acyl-carrier-protein] ligase, whose product MDMQPSFLDRLFDKGLLIDTGVDGLYGRSGQFEDVIVAFERLIDTVGGPDKAEAIRFPPGINRAYFEKSGYMKSFPQLAGTVHSFCGCELDHISLIKSMDEGTDWTKDQKITDIVLTPAACYPLYPTIAKRGNLPATGGLYDIQSYCFRHEPSKDPARQQLFRMREYVRMGTESDVTEFRQLWMDRGVEMMEKIGLDVKIDIANDPFFGRAGKMLVNNQRDQNLKFELLIPVTSDTNLTACMSFNYHQDSFGTKWGLNLDDGAVAHTACVGFGLERIALALFAKHGLDVDQWPQAVRETLWG is encoded by the coding sequence ATGGACATGCAACCTTCCTTTCTTGATCGCCTGTTCGACAAGGGGCTGCTGATAGACACCGGCGTGGATGGTCTCTATGGCCGCAGCGGCCAGTTCGAGGACGTCATCGTGGCTTTCGAGCGACTGATCGACACCGTCGGTGGCCCCGACAAGGCCGAAGCCATTCGCTTTCCGCCCGGCATCAATCGCGCCTATTTCGAAAAAAGCGGATACATGAAAAGCTTCCCGCAGCTTGCAGGAACGGTGCATTCCTTCTGCGGCTGTGAACTGGACCATATCAGCCTCATCAAGAGCATGGATGAAGGCACGGACTGGACGAAAGACCAGAAGATCACGGATATCGTGCTGACGCCTGCCGCCTGTTACCCGCTGTATCCGACAATCGCAAAGCGCGGAAATCTGCCCGCCACCGGTGGCCTCTACGATATTCAATCCTACTGCTTCCGCCATGAACCATCGAAAGATCCCGCCCGGCAGCAGCTTTTCCGCATGCGCGAATATGTGCGCATGGGCACGGAAAGCGACGTGACAGAGTTCCGTCAGCTCTGGATGGATCGCGGCGTCGAGATGATGGAAAAAATCGGCCTCGACGTGAAGATCGATATCGCGAACGATCCCTTCTTCGGGCGTGCGGGCAAGATGCTAGTCAACAACCAGCGCGACCAGAACCTGAAATTCGAACTGCTGATCCCGGTGACTTCCGACACCAACCTGACGGCCTGCATGAGCTTTAACTACCATCAGGATTCGTTCGGCACGAAATGGGGCCTGAACCTCGACGATGGCGCGGTTGCGCACACCGCCTGCGTCGGCTTCGGGCTCGAGCGAATCGCGCTGGCGCTGTTTGCCAAACACGGGCTGGATGTGGATCAATGGCCGCAAGCGGTTCGCGAAACGCTCTGGGGTTGA
- a CDS encoding DUF1839 family protein translates to MTAVFPALSDDTYVPHPLHSSERMWPETNCYVDLWIELLSSSGLPPEAMLGFTLTQDFEGDQFTFFKVPLEDLEALYGIRVTELAIFDRLESHIATQLQRGRICLIEMDSFYMPDTHGTAYRREHGKTTVAINRMDVENRRLEYFHNGGYFALYGDDFSGIFQHHLGDADLPFLPYTEFAKFPETPSKEPDIRKVAEGLLSVHFARRPKHNPIRAFADVFPAQVAQVADRPFDYFHKYAFNTLRQFGANFELSASHLEWLGGESRFADAGLHALRISEVAKTVQFQLARAVARRKFDTLVTALDPAIAAWDAMMGALETTLAKSSEAA, encoded by the coding sequence ATGACGGCAGTATTCCCGGCCTTGAGCGATGACACCTATGTTCCGCATCCGCTGCATTCATCTGAGCGGATGTGGCCGGAAACAAATTGCTATGTCGATCTGTGGATCGAGCTTCTGTCGTCGAGCGGACTTCCACCGGAAGCCATGCTCGGCTTCACGCTGACACAGGATTTCGAGGGCGATCAGTTCACCTTTTTCAAGGTGCCGCTGGAAGACCTCGAAGCGCTCTACGGCATTCGCGTCACCGAACTTGCGATCTTCGACAGGCTGGAAAGCCACATTGCGACCCAGTTGCAGCGTGGCCGCATCTGCCTGATCGAGATGGACAGCTTCTACATGCCCGACACGCACGGCACCGCCTACCGTAGGGAACACGGCAAAACGACGGTTGCGATCAACCGGATGGATGTGGAAAACCGCAGACTGGAATATTTCCACAATGGCGGCTACTTCGCGCTTTATGGAGACGACTTCTCCGGCATTTTTCAGCACCATCTTGGGGATGCCGACCTGCCTTTCCTTCCCTATACCGAGTTTGCGAAATTTCCAGAGACGCCCTCGAAGGAGCCTGATATCCGCAAGGTGGCGGAAGGCCTGCTCTCTGTCCATTTCGCACGTCGCCCCAAACACAATCCCATCCGTGCTTTCGCTGATGTCTTCCCGGCACAGGTCGCGCAGGTTGCCGACCGGCCCTTCGACTATTTTCACAAATACGCCTTCAACACGTTGCGCCAGTTCGGTGCTAATTTCGAGTTGTCCGCCAGCCATCTGGAATGGCTGGGTGGCGAAAGCCGCTTCGCCGATGCAGGGCTGCATGCTCTTCGCATATCGGAAGTCGCCAAAACCGTGCAGTTCCAGCTCGCCCGCGCTGTTGCTCGCCGAAAATTCGATACGCTCGTTACAGCGCTTGATCCCGCCATCGCAGCCTGGGACGCCATGATGGGCGCGTTGGAAACAACTCTTGCTAAGTCGAGTGAGGCGGCGTGA
- a CDS encoding glycoside hydrolase family 2 protein, translating to MTAPSGILLKQGQCLSEGWTLTLTEADASQTPADIPLDAEEMTAPVPGTVAQALEALGRFDRHNPHPLNGHDAWYRLTLVSDQTGPAILRFHGLATVAEIFLNGQLVANVTSMFEALDVPFDLTGVDELALCFRALAPRLERTGPRARWRPQMMNSQGLRLIRTTALGYMPGWCPEIHAAGPWRGISLLTKPVFEVLSFHCELDGDGTGRIQLSLRAENENSRVSITCNGVSATLEHRGENVFEGSLALPDIEPWWPATHGKPALFNVYIDIDGQSHCLGKTGFRRIEIDKGRDGRGFGLRINGQSVFCRGAVWTNADIVRLPGNRADYEPWLRLAAEAGMNMIRIGGTMTYETPEFFALCDELGIMVWQDMMLANFDYPAKDEAFLAHIETEITQLLKATSLSPSLAVLCGGSEMYQQGTMLGLSEQFWKGPLTEEILPAHVKRLRPDIAYVPNSPFGGALPFFPNADVGHYYGVGAYCRPLDDARRADVRFAAECLAFSNVPQQRTLEKHLPAKPVHDPRWKARVPRDRGASWDFEDVRDHYIKLLYELDPAVLRRENADRYLDLSRAVTAEVIDAAFAEWRRSGSSCQGALVWTLQDLLPGAGWGLIDSIGEPKSAWYGLKRACRALQISLIDEGTNGLDIHVINEGPEPVDVDVEIVCLRDGNQPVVSGKRALTLASRDNLAIPATDLFGAFFDTTYAYRFGPPSHDVTLATLRDRISGTLLAEAFHFPIGRKAAQHAATLQATPSQHGERWFLNVTADRFAQSVHISVDGFRPADDWFHLTAGEGRNIELLPLSPLRTEKPHGEIRALGSAHVFRF from the coding sequence GTGACTGCGCCGTCCGGCATTCTCCTGAAGCAGGGACAATGTCTCAGCGAAGGCTGGACGCTGACCCTCACGGAGGCGGATGCTAGCCAGACGCCTGCAGACATACCGCTCGACGCGGAAGAGATGACGGCCCCGGTTCCCGGCACTGTCGCGCAGGCACTGGAAGCGCTTGGTCGGTTCGATCGCCACAATCCGCACCCGCTCAACGGACATGACGCATGGTACCGATTGACACTGGTGTCCGACCAGACTGGCCCCGCCATTCTGCGTTTTCACGGGCTGGCAACGGTGGCAGAAATATTTCTGAACGGTCAGCTCGTCGCCAACGTTACCAGCATGTTCGAAGCGCTGGATGTGCCCTTCGATCTGACCGGTGTCGATGAGCTCGCGCTGTGCTTCAGGGCCCTTGCCCCGCGTCTGGAAAGAACCGGCCCGCGTGCGCGCTGGCGTCCGCAGATGATGAACTCTCAAGGATTACGGCTGATCAGGACGACGGCATTGGGCTACATGCCGGGCTGGTGCCCGGAAATCCATGCTGCTGGCCCCTGGCGCGGGATCAGTCTGCTGACGAAGCCCGTTTTTGAGGTACTCTCGTTCCACTGCGAACTGGACGGTGACGGAACGGGCCGGATTCAGCTTAGCCTTCGTGCAGAAAATGAGAACTCGCGTGTCAGCATCACGTGCAACGGCGTCTCGGCAACGTTGGAGCACCGCGGAGAAAATGTCTTCGAGGGCAGCTTGGCGCTTCCCGATATCGAGCCATGGTGGCCTGCGACCCATGGCAAGCCTGCGCTGTTTAACGTCTACATCGACATAGACGGGCAGAGCCATTGCCTCGGCAAGACAGGGTTTCGCCGGATCGAGATCGACAAGGGTCGTGACGGCAGAGGTTTCGGCCTGAGGATCAACGGCCAATCCGTCTTTTGCCGCGGCGCCGTCTGGACGAACGCCGACATCGTCCGCCTGCCGGGCAACCGGGCAGACTACGAACCGTGGCTGCGCCTTGCCGCCGAGGCGGGCATGAACATGATTCGCATCGGTGGAACCATGACCTATGAGACGCCCGAGTTTTTCGCGCTCTGCGACGAACTCGGCATCATGGTCTGGCAAGACATGATGCTGGCCAATTTCGATTATCCGGCTAAGGATGAGGCGTTTCTCGCACATATCGAGACCGAGATAACGCAACTTCTGAAAGCGACAAGCCTATCGCCTTCGCTTGCCGTGCTGTGCGGCGGCAGCGAGATGTATCAGCAAGGGACGATGCTGGGGCTGTCAGAGCAATTCTGGAAAGGCCCGCTGACGGAAGAGATACTGCCGGCACACGTCAAGCGGCTGCGCCCTGATATCGCCTATGTCCCGAACTCCCCTTTCGGTGGCGCACTGCCGTTCTTTCCAAACGCGGATGTCGGCCATTACTACGGTGTCGGCGCCTATTGCAGACCGCTGGATGATGCAAGGCGGGCAGACGTGCGCTTTGCCGCTGAGTGTCTGGCTTTTTCCAATGTGCCGCAGCAACGCACCCTGGAAAAGCACTTGCCCGCAAAGCCGGTTCACGACCCCAGATGGAAGGCGCGTGTCCCGAGAGACCGGGGCGCTTCCTGGGATTTCGAGGACGTCAGAGACCACTATATCAAGCTGCTCTACGAGCTCGATCCTGCCGTTCTTCGACGGGAAAACGCAGATCGCTATCTTGATCTCTCACGAGCGGTAACCGCAGAAGTCATTGACGCCGCATTTGCAGAATGGAGGCGTTCCGGGTCCAGTTGCCAGGGTGCTCTGGTCTGGACATTGCAGGATTTGCTGCCGGGTGCCGGCTGGGGCCTGATCGATTCGATCGGCGAGCCGAAGTCGGCATGGTACGGTTTGAAACGGGCGTGTCGCGCCCTACAGATCAGCCTAATAGATGAGGGCACGAATGGCCTCGATATCCATGTCATCAATGAGGGACCGGAACCTGTTGACGTGGACGTCGAGATCGTCTGTCTGCGGGACGGTAATCAGCCTGTCGTTTCTGGCAAACGCGCGCTGACACTTGCATCCCGCGACAACCTCGCTATCCCCGCGACCGATCTGTTCGGCGCGTTTTTCGACACGACCTACGCCTATCGCTTCGGCCCGCCCTCCCATGACGTGACATTGGCGACACTCCGTGACCGGATATCGGGCACGTTGCTGGCGGAGGCTTTTCACTTTCCAATCGGGCGCAAAGCGGCGCAGCATGCAGCCACACTTCAGGCCACACCTTCGCAACATGGTGAACGCTGGTTTCTCAACGTGACGGCTGACCGGTTTGCCCAATCCGTGCATATCAGCGTCGATGGTTTTCGCCCTGCCGACGACTGGTTTCATCTGACGGCTGGCGAAGGGCGAAATATCGAGTTACTGCCATTGAGCCCATTGCGGACCGAAAAGCCCCATGGCGAAATTCGCGCGCTCGGCAGCGCCCATGTATTTCGTTTTTAA